A part of Thermotoga petrophila RKU-1 genomic DNA contains:
- the ilvA gene encoding threonine ammonia-lyase, which produces MITLEDIKEAQRTLKNVVHRTALAYSSVLSEVTGGEIYLKMENLQKTGSFKIRGAYNKIAHLSEEERKRGVVAASAGNHAQGVALAAQIFGIPATIVMPKYAPLSKITKTRNLGAQVILEGNIFDEAYEAALRIQEKTGAVFVHPFNDPHVIAGQGTIGLEIMEDLPDVEVVVVPVGGGGLISGVSVAIKSMNPEVKVIGVQTENMPSMIASLRRGRAERVEGKPTLADGIAVKKPGDLTFELVKKYVDEMVVVNEEEIADAILFLLEQAKVVAEGAGAVGVAAVLNKLDVKGKKVAIVISGGNIDVNMIDRIINKGLVKSGRKVFIETFVMDRPGALKELLGIVAELGANVLSVFHNRSAKEVPIGFAKIELELETVDEKHVEEIERVLIAKGYEVRIVV; this is translated from the coding sequence GTGATCACACTCGAGGATATAAAAGAAGCCCAAAGAACGCTGAAGAATGTGGTGCACAGGACCGCTCTTGCTTACAGCTCTGTTCTGAGCGAAGTGACAGGTGGAGAGATCTACCTGAAGATGGAAAATCTCCAGAAGACCGGTTCGTTCAAAATAAGGGGAGCGTACAATAAAATAGCCCACCTGAGCGAAGAGGAAAGAAAGAGAGGAGTCGTTGCCGCGTCCGCTGGAAACCACGCGCAGGGAGTGGCACTTGCTGCTCAAATCTTCGGTATTCCCGCTACCATCGTGATGCCGAAGTACGCTCCTCTTTCTAAAATCACCAAAACGAGGAATCTTGGAGCTCAAGTGATTCTTGAGGGGAACATCTTTGATGAGGCCTACGAAGCAGCTCTCAGAATACAGGAGAAAACAGGTGCGGTTTTTGTGCATCCCTTCAACGATCCTCATGTCATCGCTGGGCAGGGAACCATAGGGTTGGAAATAATGGAAGATCTTCCGGATGTGGAAGTGGTGGTAGTGCCCGTTGGTGGAGGTGGTTTGATTTCGGGAGTATCCGTTGCGATCAAATCGATGAATCCTGAGGTTAAAGTAATAGGCGTTCAAACGGAGAACATGCCTTCCATGATCGCTTCACTGAGAAGGGGCAGGGCAGAGCGGGTCGAGGGTAAACCCACGCTTGCCGATGGAATAGCCGTGAAAAAGCCCGGTGACCTGACCTTCGAGCTGGTGAAGAAGTACGTCGATGAGATGGTCGTGGTGAACGAAGAAGAAATAGCGGATGCCATCCTTTTCCTTCTTGAGCAAGCAAAGGTGGTTGCTGAAGGTGCAGGAGCAGTGGGGGTGGCCGCTGTTTTGAACAAACTGGATGTGAAGGGAAAGAAGGTAGCGATCGTGATAAGCGGTGGCAACATAGATGTGAACATGATAGACAGAATCATAAACAAAGGACTCGTGAAGAGCGGAAGGAAAGTGTTCATAGAAACGTTCGTGATGGACAGACCTGGTGCCCTGAAAGAGCTTCTCGGGATAGTGGCGGAACTCGGCGCAAACGTCCTTTCCGTTTTTCACAATCGCTCCGCAAAGGAAGTTCCCATTGGTTTTGCCAAAATAGAGCTCGAGCTTGAGACGGTCGATGAAAAACACGTTGAAGAGATAGAGAGGGTGTTGATCGCAAAGGGATACGAGGTGAGAATAGTCGTGTGA
- a CDS encoding TolC family protein codes for MKRFFLVFLLVPVFLVGNVFDLFEENLKNSSGYWSSVEKFKEAQLNYKRYTNFWNPEISVSLGKTGITITEVSLGKTGITITEDGISDFSISPIVNFVNIYGFELGLSFPISVNTDDWSFNFEGTQLSVSRNLKTEYTVDKLKTEANYLSSKYSLKSTKNSIFIQTVQDIFDWYYYTKKIEILSQRLQVLNEKLSKAKDDDEKKALEKQILSTEQTLRSAEYSLQTIQTKNIDEEVYQKTRKFLEGVTLPATTLEYREDLKALELQKKAEEIEKKTWFLPYLPELTFSFNYDFEDSEWLIGIGFQMTLWDFGERKLEAEKRKSQLVSLEYQEKVRNIENSLSQELVNIANLESQLRQKEIELEDLEESSKTNDQLFRKGFLSEEDYTLSKLDYVEGTLEKENLENSLILEKLKYISILGYDLEKFLKEGDQN; via the coding sequence ATGAAACGATTTTTTCTGGTTTTTCTCCTTGTTCCGGTTTTCCTCGTGGGGAACGTCTTCGATCTGTTCGAGGAGAACCTGAAAAATTCGTCCGGTTACTGGTCGAGTGTGGAAAAGTTCAAAGAAGCACAGCTCAACTACAAACGTTACACAAACTTCTGGAATCCTGAGATATCCGTTTCATTGGGAAAGACAGGTATCACCATAACAGAGGTTTCATTGGGAAAGACAGGTATCACCATAACAGAGGATGGTATCTCTGATTTCTCAATATCTCCAATTGTCAACTTTGTAAACATCTACGGATTCGAGCTCGGACTTTCCTTTCCGATCTCCGTGAACACTGACGACTGGTCTTTTAACTTCGAAGGAACACAGCTCAGTGTGTCCAGAAATCTCAAAACGGAATACACAGTGGACAAGTTGAAGACAGAGGCAAACTACCTTTCCAGCAAGTATTCTTTGAAATCCACAAAGAACAGCATTTTCATCCAGACCGTCCAGGACATATTCGACTGGTACTACTACACAAAGAAGATCGAAATACTCTCGCAGAGACTTCAGGTGTTGAACGAAAAACTCAGCAAGGCAAAAGATGACGACGAAAAGAAAGCTCTGGAAAAGCAGATACTCTCCACTGAACAAACCCTGAGAAGTGCAGAATACAGTCTTCAGACGATTCAAACAAAGAACATCGACGAAGAAGTGTATCAGAAAACAAGAAAGTTTCTCGAGGGGGTCACTCTGCCGGCCACCACTCTGGAGTACAGAGAAGACCTGAAAGCTCTGGAGCTTCAAAAGAAAGCCGAAGAGATAGAAAAGAAAACATGGTTTCTTCCGTATCTTCCGGAACTGACGTTCTCGTTCAACTACGACTTCGAAGATAGCGAGTGGTTGATCGGAATAGGATTTCAGATGACGCTCTGGGACTTTGGAGAAAGAAAACTGGAAGCAGAGAAAAGAAAATCCCAGCTGGTTTCTCTGGAATATCAGGAAAAGGTGCGAAACATAGAAAACTCGTTGAGCCAAGAGCTTGTCAACATTGCCAATCTCGAGTCTCAGCTGAGACAAAAAGAAATCGAACTGGAAGATCTGGAGGAAAGCTCCAAAACAAACGATCAGCTTTTCAGGAAAGGCTTCCTGAGTGAAGAAGACTACACTCTCTCGAAACTCGACTACGTGGAAGGAACTCTCGAGAAAGAAAATCTGGAAAATTCATTGATTCTGGAAAAACTGAAATACATAAGCATCTTAGGATACGATCTTGAGAAATTCCTCAAGGAAGGTGATCAGAATTGA
- a CDS encoding efflux RND transporter periplasmic adaptor subunit has product MKKWITLLIIAVLVVLVIVVIFLNRASAQTVSEKDATSTQAPVYLTYTVTKENETVEIVGQVTADTKKVTSKVSGDVLEIYVEEGDVVQVGQKIAKIDDTDYQISYLSALNSYKTSPTEINRLNLEKAKENLENTTVVSPVNGVVQSVNVDVGDRVSVGTSIVTIVETDTLRVEGSISEYDLKNVKEGMKAVFTFEQLGLTLTGKVKRISPVAETSGGVTVIPVEFSFDQIPPSLVIPGLTCDVEIIIKEATSSFFVPKEAVSQDQNGYYVMKQTPQGPQKVYVEVGEELNDKIEIKKGVSEGDVLLLIPSQQEIQRLRTRQGLPMFGPGGGRAR; this is encoded by the coding sequence TTGAAAAAGTGGATAACCCTGCTGATCATAGCAGTACTGGTGGTCCTGGTGATCGTTGTGATCTTTTTGAACAGAGCCAGTGCCCAGACCGTTTCTGAAAAAGACGCCACTTCAACACAGGCTCCTGTCTATCTCACCTACACTGTGACGAAAGAGAATGAAACTGTAGAAATAGTGGGTCAGGTCACCGCCGATACGAAGAAAGTCACTTCCAAAGTATCTGGAGACGTTCTGGAAATTTACGTGGAAGAGGGAGATGTGGTTCAGGTAGGTCAGAAAATAGCAAAGATAGACGACACAGATTATCAAATCAGTTATCTTTCCGCTCTCAACAGCTACAAAACTTCTCCCACCGAGATCAACCGTTTGAATCTGGAGAAAGCAAAAGAGAACCTGGAGAACACAACGGTGGTTTCGCCTGTGAATGGAGTAGTTCAATCGGTCAATGTGGATGTGGGAGACAGAGTATCAGTTGGTACCAGCATAGTCACGATAGTGGAAACAGATACCCTCAGGGTGGAAGGTTCCATCAGTGAATACGACCTCAAGAACGTTAAAGAAGGAATGAAGGCTGTCTTCACCTTCGAACAGCTTGGCCTCACCCTGACCGGAAAGGTGAAAAGAATCAGTCCTGTTGCGGAAACGTCCGGTGGAGTTACCGTGATACCGGTGGAGTTTTCTTTCGATCAGATACCTCCCAGCTTAGTGATACCTGGTCTCACGTGCGACGTGGAAATAATCATCAAAGAAGCTACAAGTTCTTTCTTTGTACCAAAAGAAGCGGTCAGTCAGGATCAAAACGGTTACTACGTGATGAAACAAACACCCCAAGGACCTCAAAAGGTGTATGTTGAGGTGGGTGAAGAGCTGAACGATAAGATAGAAATCAAAAAGGGTGTTTCCGAAGGAGACGTTTTGCTTCTCATCCCGTCACAGCAGGAAATCCAGAGACTTCGAACAAGACAAGGTCTTCCAATGTTCGGCCCCGGAGGGGGACGAGCAAGATGA
- a CDS encoding ABC transporter ATP-binding protein, producing the protein MKKVMELVDVWKIYDLGEVKVEALRGVSFEVFEGEYVIIIGPSGSGKSTLLHILGCLDRPTKGKVLIEGEEVSRMGDRRLAQVRNRKIGFVFQSYNLLPRLTALENVELPMIYAGVPAKERKRRAKELLELVGLGDRLHHRPNQLSGGQQQRVAIARALANDPVFILADEPTGNLDTKTGEEILELFRKLHEMGKTLVVVTHNLEMVDEGTCIVRIRDGKIEGVERRGVVYGDT; encoded by the coding sequence ATGAAAAAGGTGATGGAGCTTGTCGATGTGTGGAAAATATATGACCTGGGTGAGGTGAAGGTCGAGGCTCTTCGTGGTGTTTCTTTCGAGGTGTTCGAAGGAGAATACGTGATCATAATAGGACCATCTGGAAGCGGAAAGTCTACACTCCTTCACATTCTTGGATGTCTCGATCGTCCTACAAAGGGAAAGGTACTCATAGAAGGAGAAGAGGTTTCGAGGATGGGTGATCGAAGGCTCGCGCAGGTTAGAAACAGGAAAATAGGCTTTGTCTTTCAGAGTTACAACCTTCTTCCCCGTCTCACCGCTTTGGAAAATGTGGAGCTTCCAATGATCTACGCGGGTGTACCGGCGAAGGAGAGAAAAAGGAGGGCAAAAGAGCTTCTGGAATTGGTCGGTCTGGGAGACAGACTCCATCACCGGCCGAATCAGCTTTCAGGAGGTCAGCAACAAAGAGTTGCGATAGCGAGGGCTCTGGCAAACGATCCTGTCTTCATCCTCGCAGACGAACCAACGGGAAATCTGGACACAAAAACTGGCGAAGAGATACTGGAGCTGTTCAGAAAACTCCACGAGATGGGAAAAACGCTGGTTGTTGTGACTCACAACCTCGAGATGGTGGACGAAGGAACGTGCATCGTGAGAATCAGAGATGGAAAAATCGAAGGTGTAGAACGTCGAGGTGTTGTGTATGGAGATACTTAA
- a CDS encoding LysE family translocator, translating into MMISIFFGSFLVGLSGAVAPGPLMMIAISQSAKGWKNSIKLISGHVVLEAFLVLLLVLGFQWVLKSPLVTKVIGLLGGSFLAFMGISQLTAIKGEISQVEKNDLKIPLPITGALVSLSNPYFLLWWMSVGSAFLVKAQTSFLAGVTAFYFGHILSDILWYSLIGVFGNTILKSSRIYKIVMAVTGLFLIGFGLFFVLDSFR; encoded by the coding sequence ATGATGATTTCCATATTCTTCGGGAGTTTCCTTGTGGGGCTTTCCGGTGCGGTCGCACCGGGCCCTCTAATGATGATAGCCATATCCCAGAGTGCAAAAGGTTGGAAAAACTCTATAAAACTGATATCCGGCCACGTTGTTCTGGAAGCTTTTCTTGTTCTCCTGCTGGTTCTTGGCTTTCAATGGGTCCTGAAATCTCCGCTTGTGACAAAAGTGATAGGTCTTCTTGGAGGATCTTTCCTTGCTTTCATGGGGATTTCTCAGCTAACAGCCATCAAAGGTGAGATCTCACAGGTAGAAAAAAACGATCTGAAAATCCCCCTTCCCATCACAGGAGCTCTCGTTTCACTGTCCAACCCGTACTTTCTTCTTTGGTGGATGTCCGTCGGCAGCGCTTTCCTTGTCAAAGCGCAGACATCGTTTCTGGCTGGGGTTACTGCCTTCTACTTCGGCCACATTCTCTCAGACATTCTCTGGTACTCTCTGATAGGTGTCTTTGGAAACACCATATTGAAATCCTCACGGATCTATAAAATAGTGATGGCCGTGACCGGTCTGTTCCTCATCGGTTTTGGTCTTTTCTTCGTGCTTGATTCTTTCAGGTGA
- the aroB gene encoding bifunctional shikimate kinase AroK/3-dehydroquinate synthase AroB: MRIFLVGMMGSGKSTIGKRVSEVLDLQFIDMDEEIERREGRRVRRIFEEDGEEYFRLKEKELLRELVERDNVVVATGGGVVIDPENRELLKKEKTLFLYAPPEVLMERVTTENRPLLREGKERIREIWERRKQFYTEFRGIDTSKLNEWETTALVVLEALDEKEISTIEKPHLVKIILGGFKRVRNEELVFTTERVEKIYGRYLPENRLLFPDGEEVKTLEHVSRAYYELVRMDFPRGKTIAGVGGGALTDFTGFVASTFKRGVGLSFYPTTLLAQVDASVGGKNAIDFAGVKNVVGTFRMPDYVIIDPTVTLSMDEGRFEEGVVEAFKMTILSGRGVELFDEPEKIEKRNLRVLSEMVKISVEDKARIVMEDPYDMGLRHALNLGHTLGHVYEMLEGVPHGIAVAWGIEKETMYLYRKGIVPKETMRWIVEKVKQIVPIPVPSVDVEKARNLILNDKKILKGSRVRLPYVKEIGKIEFLEVDPLELLEVVD; the protein is encoded by the coding sequence ATGAGAATCTTCCTCGTTGGGATGATGGGTTCTGGAAAGAGTACGATCGGTAAAAGGGTTTCCGAGGTGCTCGACCTTCAGTTCATAGATATGGACGAAGAGATAGAAAGAAGAGAGGGAAGAAGAGTTCGAAGGATTTTCGAAGAAGACGGTGAAGAGTACTTCCGATTGAAAGAGAAAGAACTTCTTAGGGAACTTGTGGAAAGAGACAACGTGGTCGTGGCAACGGGTGGAGGTGTTGTGATCGATCCAGAGAACAGGGAGCTTTTGAAGAAAGAGAAGACTCTCTTTCTCTACGCTCCCCCTGAAGTGTTGATGGAAAGAGTAACAACAGAGAACAGGCCTCTTCTGAGAGAAGGAAAAGAGAGAATACGAGAGATCTGGGAAAGGAGAAAACAGTTCTACACGGAGTTTAGAGGGATCGACACCTCCAAGTTGAACGAGTGGGAAACAACCGCACTCGTTGTGCTGGAGGCTCTGGACGAGAAAGAAATCTCAACGATAGAAAAACCACACCTGGTGAAGATCATCCTCGGTGGTTTCAAGAGGGTGAGGAACGAAGAGCTGGTTTTCACCACGGAGAGGGTGGAGAAGATATACGGAAGGTACCTTCCAGAGAATCGGCTTCTTTTTCCGGATGGAGAGGAAGTGAAGACGCTGGAGCATGTCTCCAGAGCGTACTACGAACTTGTGAGGATGGACTTTCCCAGGGGAAAGACCATAGCGGGTGTCGGAGGAGGTGCTCTCACCGACTTCACTGGCTTTGTGGCGAGCACGTTCAAAAGGGGAGTGGGACTTTCTTTCTATCCGACAACACTTCTGGCTCAGGTGGACGCTTCCGTTGGTGGAAAGAATGCCATCGATTTCGCTGGAGTGAAAAACGTCGTTGGGACTTTCAGAATGCCAGACTACGTCATCATAGATCCCACCGTCACGCTTTCGATGGATGAGGGCAGGTTCGAAGAGGGAGTCGTGGAAGCCTTCAAGATGACGATTCTATCGGGTCGCGGGGTAGAACTCTTCGATGAGCCGGAGAAGATTGAGAAGAGAAATCTCAGAGTTCTCAGCGAGATGGTAAAAATCTCCGTCGAAGATAAAGCGAGGATAGTAATGGAAGATCCCTACGACATGGGTTTGAGACACGCCCTGAATCTGGGACACACGCTCGGTCATGTGTACGAGATGCTGGAAGGGGTACCTCACGGTATAGCGGTAGCGTGGGGCATCGAAAAAGAGACGATGTACCTGTACAGAAAGGGAATAGTGCCTAAGGAAACCATGAGATGGATCGTAGAAAAGGTCAAACAGATCGTACCAATTCCTGTTCCATCCGTCGATGTTGAGAAAGCCAGAAATCTCATTCTGAACGACAAGAAGATCCTGAAAGGTTCCAGAGTTAGGCTTCCTTACGTGAAAGAAATCGGAAAGATCGAATTCTTAGAGGTCGATCCGCTCGAACTTTTGGAGGTGGTAGATTGA
- a CDS encoding iron-containing alcohol dehydrogenase, producing MNIKNVIEIRTKTTCYFGAGALAKIEDILDFLKERGIKSVVVVSDKVAYKVTGAWDKVKPALEKRGIEYVVYDDVTPNPTTEQINEATKKALEINAQAVIGIGGGSPIDTAKSVAILLEYPEKTAEELYEQKFIPEKAKPIIAINTTHGTGTEVDRFAVASILEKEYKPPIAYDCIYPTFSIDDPELTKSLPEKQSIYTSLDALNHITEAATTSLGNPFSINLARNTVELISEYLPEVLKKPDNLEARYFLMYASAIAGISFDNGMLHLTHALEHPLSAIKPDLPHGLGLAMLLPAVFKYTYKAKPQILAYVYQPIIPDLKGRPNEAEEAVSKLEQWIFNLGVKEKLADVGFSEKDIPKLVKLAFETPALDLLLNLAPMKVDENLVEAIYKESLKPY from the coding sequence ATTAACATCAAAAATGTAATTGAAATAAGAACAAAAACGACTTGTTACTTTGGGGCGGGTGCATTAGCTAAAATCGAGGATATACTGGATTTTCTGAAGGAAAGAGGTATAAAGTCTGTGGTAGTTGTTAGTGACAAAGTTGCGTACAAAGTTACAGGTGCATGGGATAAAGTGAAGCCTGCTTTGGAAAAGAGAGGTATAGAATACGTAGTTTATGATGATGTGACACCAAATCCCACAACCGAACAGATAAACGAGGCTACAAAAAAAGCGCTTGAAATAAACGCTCAAGCCGTGATAGGAATAGGCGGAGGAAGCCCCATCGACACTGCAAAAAGTGTCGCAATATTACTTGAGTATCCTGAAAAAACAGCTGAAGAATTGTATGAACAAAAGTTCATACCCGAAAAAGCAAAACCCATAATTGCCATAAACACAACACATGGTACAGGAACAGAAGTCGATAGATTTGCAGTGGCATCTATTCTGGAAAAAGAATACAAACCACCAATAGCCTATGATTGCATTTATCCAACCTTCTCTATCGATGATCCAGAGCTAACTAAAAGTCTTCCAGAAAAACAAAGTATTTATACCTCTCTTGATGCACTGAATCATATCACAGAAGCAGCTACAACTTCTTTAGGAAATCCATTTTCAATAAATCTTGCAAGAAATACTGTGGAATTGATATCTGAATACTTACCCGAGGTTCTCAAAAAACCTGATAACTTAGAAGCGCGTTACTTCCTGATGTATGCTTCTGCAATAGCAGGTATCTCTTTCGATAATGGTATGCTACATCTCACGCATGCTCTTGAACATCCGCTGAGTGCTATCAAACCCGATCTTCCTCATGGTTTGGGACTTGCTATGCTGCTTCCAGCTGTTTTTAAATACACATATAAAGCGAAACCACAAATACTTGCTTACGTATATCAGCCTATAATTCCTGATTTAAAAGGAAGACCGAATGAAGCGGAAGAAGCTGTTTCAAAACTTGAACAGTGGATTTTTAACTTGGGTGTCAAAGAGAAACTGGCGGATGTTGGATTTTCTGAAAAAGACATCCCCAAACTTGTAAAACTTGCTTTTGAAACTCCTGCATTAGATCTTCTGCTGAATTTGGCACCAATGAAAGTAGATGAGAATCTGGTGGAAGCAATCTATAAAGAATCCTTGAAGCCTTATTGA
- a CDS encoding ABC transporter permease, translating into MEILKEVLRSLLANKMRTFLSMLGIVIGVTAVIMVMSLGAGMKESVTERLTSLGSNIIMITPGFTGGRGGTIAQSVESLEEDDVEDILKMCPSVDKAIGLVNGSFLVQYRETNTRSNVYSAPADIFHILNLKVSSGRTFSQEDNTANVAIIGQEVAYNLFGNENPLGKKIYLVQGNRKLVFEIIGIFERTGSILMFNPDNMILIPYETGKFRVFQTHGKVSMILATSKSADVAQRAVMEIDHLLYTKFHEEESYYNIISQQAILNVVSESVSIINLVLVAITAVSLIVGGIGIMNIMLVSVVERTREIGIKMAIGASRLRILLEFLVESVVITFVAGAIGVALGILGSNTIVNTFGSQYGLKAVIDPLSVIVAFGVSASVGLFFGFYPAYRASRLSPIEALRYE; encoded by the coding sequence ATGGAGATACTTAAAGAGGTTCTGAGATCACTTCTTGCCAACAAGATGAGAACGTTTCTATCGATGCTCGGTATTGTGATCGGAGTGACCGCCGTTATCATGGTGATGTCTCTTGGGGCAGGTATGAAAGAAAGCGTGACAGAGAGGCTCACTTCGCTTGGATCGAACATCATCATGATCACACCTGGATTCACTGGAGGAAGAGGAGGTACGATCGCTCAATCGGTGGAATCGCTCGAGGAAGACGATGTAGAAGATATCCTGAAGATGTGCCCGAGTGTTGACAAAGCGATCGGTCTTGTGAATGGAAGTTTCCTTGTTCAGTACAGAGAGACAAACACCAGATCGAACGTGTACTCTGCACCAGCTGATATTTTCCACATTTTGAATCTGAAAGTCTCTTCTGGAAGGACCTTCTCCCAGGAGGACAACACTGCCAACGTCGCGATCATCGGACAAGAAGTGGCGTACAACCTGTTCGGAAACGAAAATCCTCTGGGCAAAAAGATTTACCTCGTTCAGGGAAATAGAAAACTCGTCTTTGAAATCATTGGAATCTTCGAAAGAACCGGTAGCATTCTCATGTTCAACCCAGACAACATGATTCTGATCCCCTATGAAACGGGAAAATTCAGGGTCTTCCAGACACACGGAAAGGTTTCCATGATACTCGCAACAAGTAAATCTGCAGACGTTGCTCAAAGGGCAGTCATGGAGATAGATCACCTGCTCTACACAAAGTTTCACGAGGAAGAAAGTTACTACAACATCATCAGTCAGCAAGCCATCTTGAACGTGGTCTCTGAGAGTGTGTCTATCATCAACCTTGTTCTCGTTGCAATCACCGCTGTGTCGCTGATCGTTGGTGGTATCGGTATCATGAACATCATGCTCGTCTCTGTTGTTGAAAGAACCAGGGAAATAGGTATAAAGATGGCTATAGGAGCATCAAGACTCAGAATTCTTTTGGAGTTTCTTGTGGAAAGCGTTGTGATCACATTCGTTGCTGGTGCCATAGGTGTTGCTCTGGGTATCTTAGGTTCGAACACGATAGTTAACACCTTTGGCAGTCAGTACGGATTGAAAGCCGTGATAGATCCGCTCTCTGTGATTGTTGCATTTGGAGTTTCGGCAAGCGTTGGATTGTTCTTTGGGTTCTATCCCGCATACAGGGCCTCCAGACTGAGTCCAATAGAAGCCCTGAGGTACGAGTAA
- a CDS encoding TolC family protein: MKNLFVVLLSLVSVLSFSVSLNDVLQTALASSTDYQIAQINLESATMDYEKAKLEATNKRSELSAELSYYNNLQSYRNSLKSAYQDVLGRIFNLLTADLSYEIAQLNFENAQEDYKTSQELFKKNLISENDLKDSELTLEEASNNLLSAQKDLEEAQKDYEEIFSVEVSEIELPLIDYQNLVSEDEYLDNLSSVKIAELNMKIAEYDLNNLSASASKYEQKKAELNYKKSKMNYDEALKEAKDSYKSTLDSLEIAFLNLKVLKEKVDLNENILKDYQERYEKGLISKKELNTQKINLLNTKKNYFNSLRSYYTSIVNFLIDAGKEVSF, encoded by the coding sequence ATGAAAAATCTCTTCGTGGTGCTGTTGTCTCTCGTTTCTGTGCTGAGCTTTTCTGTTTCTCTGAATGATGTTCTTCAAACCGCTCTTGCAAGCAGTACAGATTATCAAATCGCGCAGATCAACTTAGAATCCGCGACGATGGACTACGAAAAAGCAAAACTCGAAGCAACGAACAAGAGATCAGAACTCTCCGCAGAACTCAGCTACTACAACAACCTTCAAAGCTACAGAAACTCGCTGAAATCCGCTTATCAAGATGTTCTGGGAAGGATTTTCAATCTCCTGACCGCTGACCTTTCCTACGAAATCGCACAGCTGAACTTCGAAAACGCCCAGGAAGACTACAAAACCAGTCAGGAGCTTTTCAAGAAGAATCTCATTTCCGAGAACGACCTGAAAGATTCAGAGCTCACCCTCGAAGAAGCCAGCAACAACCTCCTTTCCGCCCAAAAAGACCTTGAAGAAGCCCAAAAAGATTATGAGGAGATCTTCAGCGTGGAAGTGAGTGAAATAGAGCTTCCTCTCATCGATTATCAGAACCTTGTGAGTGAAGACGAATACCTCGACAATCTTTCTTCCGTCAAGATCGCGGAGCTGAACATGAAGATCGCTGAATACGATCTCAACAACCTCTCCGCTTCCGCTTCGAAGTACGAACAGAAAAAGGCAGAGCTGAATTACAAGAAATCAAAGATGAACTACGACGAAGCTTTGAAAGAAGCAAAAGACAGCTATAAGAGCACCCTCGATTCTCTGGAAATCGCCTTCTTGAATTTGAAAGTACTGAAAGAAAAGGTTGACCTCAACGAGAACATCCTCAAAGATTACCAGGAAAGATACGAAAAGGGACTGATCTCAAAGAAAGAACTGAACACCCAGAAGATCAATCTTCTCAACACCAAAAAGAACTACTTCAATTCGCTACGCAGCTACTACACTTCGATCGTGAACTTCCTGATAGACGCTGGAAAAGAAGTCTCCTTTTGA
- the aroQ gene encoding type II 3-dehydroquinate dehydratase: MKVLVVNGPNLNMLGKRDKNIYGNFSHEDLVKMIEDWGRKNDVEVEVFQSNHEGEILDRLHRLDFDGLVINPGAFTHYSYAIRDALEIVKVPKVEVHISNIHRREEFRRRSVTAEVCDGQISGLGVYGYLLALEYIKKKLEELT; encoded by the coding sequence TTGAAAGTACTCGTGGTGAACGGACCCAACTTGAACATGCTCGGAAAAAGAGACAAAAACATCTATGGAAACTTTTCTCATGAGGATCTTGTGAAGATGATAGAAGATTGGGGAAGGAAAAACGATGTGGAAGTGGAGGTCTTTCAGTCGAACCACGAGGGAGAAATTTTGGATAGACTGCACAGGCTCGATTTCGATGGTCTTGTGATAAACCCGGGGGCTTTCACCCACTACAGCTACGCCATAAGGGATGCCCTGGAGATCGTGAAGGTGCCGAAGGTGGAGGTTCACATATCGAACATACACAGGAGGGAAGAGTTCAGAAGAAGGAGCGTTACGGCTGAGGTGTGCGACGGTCAGATAAGCGGACTTGGTGTGTACGGTTACCTTCTGGCTCTGGAGTACATAAAAAAGAAACTGGAAGAACTCACCTGA